The Arachis hypogaea cultivar Tifrunner chromosome 14, arahy.Tifrunner.gnm2.J5K5, whole genome shotgun sequence DNA window ACCGCTTAATTTTTCTCTCCTGTGGTTCAAAATATACTCAACGTTAGAAGAAATTTAAACCCGGACAAATTAACATGAAAAGAAAAGAGTGGTTCTTACTCTGTGTTTCAATTATGCAGTTGCATGCAGATTTTTCATGCCACAATAGAATTTCTCTCATAACTTTTCACCCAGAAGATGATTTGGAAATTAATTTGGTCTATTAAAATTCCAACAAAAGTTAAGTTCTTCGTTTGGAGAGCTATCCAcggaattttcaattttcaatttctcAATCATATGTTCTAAATGTAAGAATGTAAGAATGCCAGAATCAGTCATGTACTGCTTAATTAATTGCCAACAAACAATAAATATTTGACAATAACAGAAAATAATGAATATATCTACTGCAAAATTGGACCTTTGGGATGGCGGAAGAGCATGGTGTTATACCCTGCTATTGGAAATTCAAATTCCATAAGAATGAAAATATGGATATATAGTCTAAGAAATTTCAAAGTTAGAAGTGAGACTTGAACCCGCAATCTCAAAGTGAATATAGAGAAACtatatcatttgagttataactcattagtttattttaatatttttttctctgaAGTATTCTTTTGATATTTACCACTTGTTACTATTGTTATCCAAGTTGGACAACTTATTtattttgtcagaatcaataaaattcctgcttttgaacaaagaaaaagtaaaaaagaaaaaaattagctccttaatattacccaatcaaattaaaaaattatattattttttagctAATAATCGTCAACATTTTCTGAAATTACTTTTTTATCACTATCGCCAACTAATAGCTGGTCTCTATTAAGTATTAATTTctctaaatcttaaattataaattttaaattttaaactttgaatCCTAAATATTAAATCTTAAATCGCAAATCTTccaagaataaaaattaaaaaataatgttataataaaaagttagttaatattaactaattaaaagttaATTTCATATACTTATTATTTTtggattaaatatattttttgtttctaatatctatatttttttaaaaatattcgtaACTTTTAATTGTATTCAATTTTATTCCTAATGTTTTTAATTTGTGCCAAAATTACCGTGGACGTTAATTCCATGtaaaattttagggataaaattaaaaagttttaagaatagttttgacttttgatacaaataaaaaacgttaagaataaaattgaataaatttaaaatgttaagcataaaattaaataaaattaaatgttagaaatatttaaaaaaaaaattgcaaacgacagaaataaaaaatatactttacacaattattttttaaatgtaaCAGTGTTTTAAACAAATATCTTTATATCACTAATCAAATAAATGCATCTAACATCATTTGCAATTTTCTTTACATTAGTTCCGCTATAAAAGAAAAAGGGTGCTTCGATTGAAAATCCACTAATAGGTATAATAGTGATAGGAACcgaagaaattaacaagagaaatggGAGCTGAACTTTCACGAGAAGTTGATGAGGAGCCTCACAACCACCAACACCAGCAGCTGTTGAGGCCACAATCACAATCACAACCACAGCCACAGCCGCAATTATCAAGAACACAGTCTCCACAGCTAAGAAGGCCACAGTCGCAACTACAACCACAACCGCAACCGCAGCCTGTGGCAAATAATGAAGGAGCTACCAGCAAGGATGGATGGTTACTGCCATCAAAACCATCCATCAAAGCCACAAACTCATCAGTGGAAAATTATTCCCCCACAAGAGTTGTAAAACCCAACAAGGGAAACAATCATCACCAATTAGCCACTACTAAATCCTCCAAAGAACTGATGATGAATCTTCCACATAGATATGAAGACATATTGAAGGGTGCAGACTCACCGGTTCATACATCTTCCAAGGAAAAGCTGCTTGATCAGCTATATTCTGGAGTCTTCTTAGACCATAACACTAAGGCAAGCTCAACACTGTATCTTTCTTTATTGATCAACTTGTCGCAAGTCATATTATCTTtagtttaatataatataattctcTATTGAGTATTGATTATCATTATTGACAGAAATATTGGATAGAAGAGAAGTCCAATAGCAACTGTTTCATGTTATACGCAAGAGCACTCTCAATCACGTGGGCAGAAAATCAACATTATTGGAAATGGGTAACCCAGAAAGAATCAAGGTCCGCATTTAGTTAAAATGAATATTATGATCATAGCACATTGATTTATCTTAGACAGCTTTTTTATCTAGTCTTAACTGATTAGAGCGAGTTATGTGATATTGCAGTGGCACAATTATTGAAGTGGCTGAACTGGAAAGAGTGTGTTGGCTAGAGGTGCATGGAAAATTTGATACCAGAAACCTTTCACCAGGAACTCTATATGAAGTGTCGTTTATTGTAATGTTGAAGGATCCGGCGCAAGGGTGGGAAGTTCCGGTCAACGTTAGACTCGTGCTTCCGGGAGGTAAAAAGCAGCAACACAAGGAGAGTTTGATTGAGAAGTTACGAATGCAGTGGATAGAGATTCCGGTCGGCGAGTTTGTAGCATCTGAAAAAGATGGTGGGGAGATGGAGGTGTCTCTGTACGAGTATGAAGGTGGCATGTGGAAGCAGGGACTTGTGATCAAAGGTGTTGCCATCAAACCAAAGGAACTAAGCTAGACAGTAATGAGATTTCTTTCTTTGATGTACAAAATCTTAGGACGGTTCAAATAGAGAACGCGAGCTAATGGTTTTAATAACTTAAGCGTATGATACTATGTTGTAGTGTGTTTCCAAAATAAGACACTTTTAGGTGCATTAGTTGCACTATTGCAGTCGTCAAAAAAGTTTTAACAGAGGGCATTCAATTATGAATAATGAACGcgaattatgaattatttattggattttaaaATAGTCCAATAAACAGTAACGTTTTACATGAACTTTGCACAACGAACACCACTCTTGGAACCATGAGTTAATGGTAGAAAGATGGTCATAACGAATACATATAATTCACAAATCATACATGAAAACATGGAGGAACATGGCAGCACCATCATTTCAGTTCTTATATACAAGTGATGGCGGCCACAATCAAACTGTACAGAAGGTATTCCTCCCTGTTCACTCATTCAATAACCGAAACAGATGCATTAGGCATCGACTGAAACGGTCACAGCTTTCAGTTCAACATGTTGTTTACCCTCGCGAACAGTGACGGTAGCATGAGCCTTAGTCCCATCATGTGAAACTGATATGGATCTCATCTCCATTTTATCATCACTATTGCTTTGTTCATCTTGGTCTTTGGAAATAACATCCCATTCTTCTTTAAGGGATGCTACTTCTACACCCTTCTCTTTGTGACTCTCCATTTCAAAAGCAGTGGGTAGAATCACATAATCATTCAGGGGATCGTAAAAAGGATCTGGGTCTCCAGCTCTCAGCCAGTGCTTGATAATCCGGAATAGATGAGGTTCGCAGAGGATACCCCGATGTTCACCTGGAATTCCAACTCTTGCCTCAGCATTGAGCCCATCAGCCTGCATTTGAGATGATGATATAGTATATTAAACATAAGGCAGAATTAGAAGACATGAATTGCAGGTAGAATGATGCAGGAGAGGGATCCATAAATATCTTGGTCCCCCAATATTAGCTTGTTATAATTGAATTATGATTCATTGAGGGTGAATTGTGCCAATGGAAACTTTATTGGTGTAATATGTGGCAGTTGAAATTCCGTGGAAAGTAGATTTTTTCTAGAATATATCCAACAAGAAATAAGGGATTTAGTCAACCAATATTTCCCAGAGTTCCATAAGTCGCCAAGTGCAATCCTCCCAACATAGCTTCACATTGAAAAATATGTTAAACCAACCACAGTTGTAACAAATTCACATACTTCAAGGCATTTTTAGATTCGACTAATCATGAACTGCATAAAGACAAACATAGGGAAGTTAGCAAACCTTAGCTGACTCTACTGGGACTGTTCCATCACCATCAACGCATATATATTTGGCCTGAATATTACAAAAATGTTAGCCTCGGCaattgaatgaaaaaataaaatgatgAAACAGTTGTTTTAACAGAGTGCACATTCTTCTATCACAACAGAGACAGAAGACCTAAGTTGCAAGTCAATAAAAGAATTAAATGTATACCAATCTGAAAGAATACTTCTTTTTTCAAATTAGTGAAACAGCTTTTACTAATAAGCATAATacattcaaaaattataaaattttgggTCAGACCAGAATCCAAATGAAAGTCTGTCCAGGTTTTAATATTGATATTAGTGTAAACAAAAGCTGTAACGCAAAATTAGAGAATCAATACAGTATGCAGCAAAGCTAATTGCCTCGCTCCACTTTGAAATGTAAGATAAATCAAAGCATACATATTTAGTACAATTAAAATCGGTAATGACCTCGAAATATCGTAGCTGTTCCAGATCAGTTACAGGCTTGTCCTGACTTCCATAGCTGCAGAATTGTAATTATTTAGACTGAGGTTAATATATTTTCTAAACTAAACCTGCTAGAATAACATTCTTAGTACAGTTGATAAACTCCAATTCTGGGTATCAAGCCAAGATTTGGTATATGCATTACCAAACAGTATGAGATGTTGCAAGATTGGTTCCATAAATATTGTAAAATTTAACTCCTGAGGGAAGTTTGGCTGAGGAAAGAATCTCCCATGTTTCATTTGCCCATTTCAAGATGTCTGAATTGAAAGGCAGGGGCAAATCCAAACCATTGTAATTAATCTGCATCACAGATAGGCGTCATAGCAATGTCATTAAGCTCTGCACTAGTAAACACACTAGTAACTACATCAGTAAATCTTCAATAAACAGGCAAAAGATGTACTTTGCAAATATATTGATGCACTTCTACAGTGCATGAAAATAAGAACATAACCAGCTCCAACGCACCCAAGAAACAAGGTTTCATTATATATCATATGTATCAAATTGAATGAAGTTCAATCAATTGTACATGAAAAAAGGCAGAGTTGCTTTCATTACAGAAATATAGGAGATACTTAAATTTACACCTTTCTAAGCAACAAAGAGTCAGTAACTCACTGTGTTAGTTGCAAGTGCTTCCTTGAGAACACCAACGTTATCAGATGGTGTATATGATTCAAGAATAATACGAGAGTTCCCATCGGAATCATGCTTGCGAAACAATTCCAGACGAGGAATGACTTGCCAATTAAAATTACGAGGGCCCATCAACTCGTATATAGATGGACATTCCATCAGCTGTACCATTATAACAAGCTTCGTTAAATAACTCTAAAATGTGGACACAAGCAAATAGAAAGAGAGAACACATAACCCAACAACACATACCCTGAAAAGTCTAAATCAGCTATTCAATATCAAGTGATCATTCTCATGAATCCATTTATCAATAACTTGTACACAATAACAAGAATAATGGCAGATAAAAACTCGTTTTCATTGCAAACTTCCTTTTTCTACATAGTATACCCATACCCATACATCTAAAAAGCATGATGAGGAATTATGATGGCTAATATAACTTGTTAGGCTTCCTTAGGGTTTTGCACTTGGTTTTAGGCTTTTAGCCTTTAAGTAATATTGATTTCTATTTTCCAGCTTCTCATACTCATTAACAATTAATATATTACATGCATATCGATGTCAGTTGCCAGCACTAAAGGTAGGATAATTTGAGAAGATAGTcccggaaaaaaaaaagacattaagATTGGTAAGATATACTAAAAAAAATGTCATACGCAATAATAATATACTAAGAAAGGGAGGATGACTCAAAAAATTTTCATGACAGGTGCTATATGAATAACTGAACTCGACACAAATATTCAAAGAGTAAGTTATCTGGTTTTTACCAACTGGTGCATGCTCCATTTGGAAATATAAAGCCTCTGCTCCCATCCCTCCACAAACGACATTCCGTTTAGAAAGGTAGAATTGGTACATCCAGGTGCACCTGCAGAGCATGCATGCATTCTTCAATTAAATTTaccaaagaaaataaatatttaaccATGCCCCAGGTTGTTGAACTGAAAtactagaagaggcatttcaccGCAATATATActaacttatttacttttaaatttctAAGTATACATATAGCAGAATTGCTTAGTAGTTAGTGCTTACCCTGGAATGGAGCACAAACTGCAATCCAATTTTTCACGTACTTCTCAAAAATCTGCAAAAAGATAGGTACAAATCGTAGGCTTTAACTTTTGAGGTTAATGAAAAGAGTAAATACAAATTGACAACGGAAAAGAATCAAAGATTATGTTGTACAGGATGCTACATAATAAAACACTGATTTGAGAAGCTGAGTAGTTGTATTACATCAGTATGGAGGGCCATAAAACATTTCACCAAAATACCACCCATAGAATGAGTTATGATGTTTATCTTTTTTCCCCCTGCAGCATTATACACTGCTGCTAGTTTTGCAGCCAACTTGTCCATTGTTTCGGGCAACCTAAATGAAATAAAAGCATAGTTGATAAAGAAATTGCTTTCGTTTTCATAAATACCATAGTTGTCAAGAGACTTAAATAGTTCACATTCCTGCCACTCCAAGTTTGaacaaattaatataattaaacacttcaaaaatttccaatttcaaattaatttattaccTGTTGCTTTGGCGAAAATCATACCCAAAGCCAAAAAGTGTTGTCCCCTCTTGATACCCCCATTTGAGCATTTCAACGATCATGTCATGGAAATAATACACAGACTCAGATCCAATTACCTGCATCACAAAAATTAACCAGGATCCAAAGTCAACTCTTTACCTATCTGAGCTAAAGTTCATGCATATCATCTTAAAAACAGGCATACCAAGTCAGGGTCCAAAATATCAATAGCATAGAGCCCATGCCTATCTTCAGGAACCGCAATAGTTGTCTTTGGATCCATGGATTCGGTTTTCCCTAGTTTCAAAAGAGATCACCATAAATTTTAAACCaaccaaatttagagttttctTGCAGCAGACTCTTCATCATAAAATACTGGTACATCCATTGCAATAAATAAAGAACCTAACCGAGCAAACTTTTAAGCTTAGATAGTCAGATACATCATAAGAATGCATAACATAAAAATTACTCAATCAAGAGGTTGCTCCATGGTTTTGCATACTCTCAGTCTC harbors:
- the LOC112741961 gene encoding protein PHLOEM PROTEIN 2-LIKE A1 produces the protein MGAELSREVDEEPHNHQHQQLLRPQSQSQPQPQPQLSRTQSPQLRRPQSQLQPQPQPQPVANNEGATSKDGWLLPSKPSIKATNSSVENYSPTRVVKPNKGNNHHQLATTKSSKELMMNLPHRYEDILKGADSPVHTSSKEKLLDQLYSGVFLDHNTKKYWIEEKSNSNCFMLYARALSITWAENQHYWKWVTQKESSGTIIEVAELERVCWLEVHGKFDTRNLSPGTLYEVSFIVMLKDPAQGWEVPVNVRLVLPGGKKQQHKESLIEKLRMQWIEIPVGEFVASEKDGGEMEVSLYEYEGGMWKQGLVIKGVAIKPKELS
- the LOC112741960 gene encoding lecithin-cholesterol acyltransferase-like 4, giving the protein MAIGFDDLVRALELWLKLNKKPKQTGANVNTDLDPVLLVPGIGGSILHAVNIDDDSYERVWVRFVAAEYKLKTKLWSRYDSSTGKTESMDPKTTIAVPEDRHGLYAIDILDPDLVIGSESVYYFHDMIVEMLKWGYQEGTTLFGFGYDFRQSNRLPETMDKLAAKLAAVYNAAGGKKINIITHSMGGILVKCFMALHTDIFEKYVKNWIAVCAPFQGAPGCTNSTFLNGMSFVEGWEQRLYISKWSMHQLLMECPSIYELMGPRNFNWQVIPRLELFRKHDSDGNSRIILESYTPSDNVGVLKEALATNTINYNGLDLPLPFNSDILKWANETWEILSSAKLPSGVKFYNIYGTNLATSHTVCYGSQDKPVTDLEQLRYFEAKYICVDGDGTVPVESAKADGLNAEARVGIPGEHRGILCEPHLFRIIKHWLRAGDPDPFYDPLNDYVILPTAFEMESHKEKGVEVASLKEEWDVISKDQDEQSNSDDKMEMRSISVSHDGTKAHATVTVREGKQHVELKAVTVSVDA